One genomic region from Vannielia litorea encodes:
- a CDS encoding TRAP transporter small permease subunit — MTLLHSIIRWLNIGTVTAACVVMLLMMAHITLDVGVRYFVNGQIVGTLEWVSFYYMVALVFLAFGYVEMKQENIRVDLFAQMMPAPVQLGLYILACLMGLAFFGMLFWQSLTDAIKATSRAEEAMSNFRFYIWPARWALPIGFAGALLAVLSNLLKSITRRQAL; from the coding sequence ATGACCCTCCTCCACAGCATCATCCGCTGGCTCAACATCGGCACCGTCACCGCCGCCTGCGTGGTCATGCTGCTGATGATGGCCCATATCACCCTCGACGTGGGCGTTCGGTACTTCGTCAACGGCCAGATCGTCGGCACGCTGGAGTGGGTCTCGTTCTACTACATGGTCGCGCTGGTCTTTCTGGCCTTCGGCTATGTCGAGATGAAGCAGGAAAACATCCGCGTTGATCTCTTTGCCCAGATGATGCCCGCGCCGGTGCAACTGGGGCTCTACATTCTCGCCTGCCTCATGGGGCTTGCCTTCTTCGGCATGCTGTTCTGGCAATCGCTGACCGATGCGATCAAGGCGACAAGCCGCGCCGAAGAGGCGATGAGCAACTTCCGTTTCTACATCTGGCCCGCCCGCTGGGCGCTGCCCATCGGCTTTGCCGGGGCGCTGCTTGCGGTGCTGTCGAACCTTCTGAAATCCATCACCCGGCGGCAGGCGCTTTGA
- a CDS encoding metal-dependent hydrolase family protein — MTLKLLKNARIVDGTAPEPTDPMGIVIEDGKIRDVGPGVTADTDEVLDMEGLTVMPGLVDCHVHVIATTANLGLNAALPSSLVAARSSLLMRDMIMRGFTTVRDLGGADRGLQQAVDEGAFLGPRLVICGKALSQSGGHTDYRGPYSNRDVSWYASSLGAMGRICDGIPEVQRAAREEIKNGAQFVKVMADGGVSSPSDPVGYLVFSVEELKAAVEIAKGFGTYATGHLYSDEAIVRALDCGFECIEHGNLIGDDTIARIAREGIPVVPTNITYDLLHRKGAEFGLPAESVAKISDVREAGLERLEKFHEAGVLMGYGSDLLGGMQTEQSGEFPLRGRYLPADAVIRSATVDAAKVLRMEGEIGTIAPGAHADIIAVEGNPLENLDLLTHQGAHMPLILKAGEAVKQAASL, encoded by the coding sequence ATGACCCTGAAGCTGCTGAAGAACGCCCGTATCGTGGACGGCACCGCGCCCGAGCCCACCGATCCGATGGGCATCGTGATCGAAGACGGCAAGATCCGCGATGTCGGCCCCGGCGTGACCGCCGACACCGATGAGGTGCTCGACATGGAGGGGCTAACGGTGATGCCCGGCCTCGTCGACTGCCACGTGCATGTGATCGCCACCACGGCGAACCTCGGCCTTAACGCCGCCCTGCCCTCCTCCCTCGTGGCCGCCCGCTCCAGCCTGCTGATGCGCGACATGATCATGCGCGGCTTCACCACGGTGCGCGACCTTGGCGGCGCCGATCGCGGCTTGCAGCAAGCGGTGGATGAGGGTGCCTTCCTCGGCCCGCGGCTGGTGATCTGCGGCAAGGCGCTGTCGCAATCGGGCGGCCACACCGATTATCGCGGCCCCTACAGCAACCGTGACGTGAGCTGGTATGCCTCGAGCCTCGGCGCGATGGGCCGGATCTGTGACGGCATCCCCGAGGTGCAACGCGCCGCCCGTGAAGAGATCAAGAACGGCGCGCAATTCGTGAAGGTCATGGCCGATGGCGGTGTGTCATCGCCCTCCGACCCGGTGGGCTACCTCGTGTTCTCGGTCGAGGAATTGAAGGCGGCGGTGGAGATTGCCAAGGGCTTCGGCACCTATGCGACCGGGCACCTCTACTCCGACGAGGCCATCGTGCGGGCGCTGGATTGCGGGTTCGAGTGCATCGAGCACGGCAACCTGATTGGCGACGACACCATCGCCCGGATCGCCCGCGAGGGCATTCCGGTGGTGCCGACCAACATCACCTACGACCTGCTGCACCGCAAAGGCGCGGAGTTCGGGCTGCCGGCGGAATCGGTGGCCAAGATCTCGGACGTGCGCGAGGCCGGGTTGGAGCGGCTTGAGAAGTTCCACGAGGCGGGCGTGCTGATGGGCTACGGCTCAGACCTGCTCGGCGGGATGCAGACCGAGCAGTCGGGCGAGTTCCCCCTGCGCGGCCGATACCTGCCCGCCGATGCCGTGATCCGCTCGGCCACTGTGGATGCCGCCAAGGTGCTACGGATGGAAGGCGAGATCGGCACCATCGCGCCGGGTGCCCATGCCGATATCATCGCCGTCGAGGGCAACCCGCTCGAAAATCTTGACCTGCTGACACATCAGGGAGCTCATATGCCGCTCATTCTCAAAGCTGGGGAGGCGGTCAAGCAGGCCGCGTCGCTCTGA
- a CDS encoding C4-dicarboxylate TRAP transporter substrate-binding protein: protein MKKFLTCTALAGMMMTGAATAETNFIANSFYDGAVPMSGEGYVRWAELVQELSGGDLVPEVYTGTVLLAPRAALQGIQDNVVQVAHHAAIYTPSDLPVSNAVQELGFAYSDPVAAIFAVTDFSMNNEVQLAEWKDKGLVYLGAYATPAYVLMCSSPVRNLEEMKGKRIRTAGSAVSVWVEDAGGIPVNVPSSEMYTGLERGTLDCATNAASDLVDRSLMEVAEHTTLLSTGMYYSGPQWGYNPDFWAGLTAEQRVVLMEASARSMARIVIAYGSKVDAGLEASKAAGGNVYEPEQDLADHVAEFRDRTTAAAVEKAGADFGVADPEALIGDFQATMQKWTDLLADVDTTDEDALTALAMEEIFSKIDPATYGTE, encoded by the coding sequence ATGAAAAAATTCCTGACCTGCACCGCCCTCGCCGGCATGATGATGACCGGCGCGGCCACGGCAGAAACCAACTTCATCGCCAACAGCTTCTATGACGGCGCCGTGCCGATGTCGGGCGAAGGCTACGTCCGCTGGGCCGAGCTCGTGCAGGAGCTTTCGGGCGGCGACCTCGTGCCCGAAGTCTACACCGGCACCGTGCTGCTGGCCCCGCGCGCCGCGCTTCAGGGCATTCAGGACAACGTGGTGCAGGTGGCCCACCATGCCGCCATCTACACGCCCTCCGATCTGCCGGTCTCCAATGCCGTGCAGGAGCTGGGCTTTGCCTACTCCGACCCGGTTGCCGCGATCTTCGCCGTCACCGACTTTTCGATGAACAACGAGGTGCAGCTGGCCGAGTGGAAGGACAAGGGCCTCGTCTACCTTGGCGCCTATGCCACGCCCGCCTATGTGCTGATGTGCTCCAGCCCGGTGCGCAACCTCGAAGAGATGAAGGGCAAGCGCATCCGCACCGCCGGCTCCGCCGTCTCGGTCTGGGTGGAAGATGCCGGCGGCATCCCGGTCAACGTGCCCTCCTCCGAGATGTACACCGGCCTCGAGCGCGGCACCCTCGACTGCGCCACCAACGCCGCCAGCGACCTTGTGGACCGCTCGCTGATGGAAGTCGCCGAGCACACCACCCTGCTCTCGACCGGCATGTACTATTCCGGCCCGCAGTGGGGCTATAACCCAGACTTCTGGGCTGGCCTGACCGCCGAGCAGCGCGTCGTGCTGATGGAAGCCTCCGCCCGTTCGATGGCCCGCATCGTCATTGCCTACGGCTCCAAGGTCGACGCTGGCCTCGAGGCCTCCAAGGCTGCTGGCGGCAACGTCTATGAGCCCGAGCAGGACCTGGCCGATCACGTGGCCGAGTTCCGTGACCGCACCACCGCCGCCGCCGTCGAGAAAGCCGGTGCCGACTTTGGCGTGGCCGACCCCGAGGCGCTGATCGGCGACTTCCAGGCCACCATGCAGAAGTGGACCGACCTGCTGGCCGACGTGGACACCACCGACGAAGATGCGCTCACCGCTCTTGCCATGGAAGAGATCTTCTCCAAGATCGACCCGGCCACCTACGGCACCGAGTAA
- a CDS encoding haloacid dehalogenase type II, with protein MASLRDYTALSFDVYGTLIDWEAGMRAGLRPLTDRLDAEMSENAVLEMHARNESATQAQTPAKRYSDLLATVYRRCAEELGLSVDWDECERYGASVPDWPAFEDSADALAYLKQHYKMIVLSNVDNRSFDGAAKKLGIAWDAIYTAEDIGSYKPNQRNFDYLLRGIGTLGVEKAQLLHTAESMFHDHVPGRAKGLDNAWIYRRHAKEGFGATMDPGDLAETTFRFNSLKEMAEAHESGKI; from the coding sequence ATGGCCAGCTTGCGCGACTACACCGCCCTCAGCTTCGACGTCTACGGCACGCTGATCGACTGGGAGGCCGGGATGCGGGCCGGGCTGCGCCCGCTCACCGACCGGCTCGACGCCGAGATGAGTGAGAACGCTGTGCTGGAGATGCACGCCCGCAACGAGAGCGCCACGCAGGCCCAGACGCCGGCCAAGCGCTACTCGGACCTGCTGGCCACGGTCTACCGCCGCTGCGCCGAGGAGCTGGGGCTATCGGTGGATTGGGACGAATGCGAGCGCTACGGCGCATCGGTGCCCGATTGGCCCGCCTTCGAGGACAGCGCCGATGCACTGGCCTATCTCAAGCAGCACTACAAGATGATCGTGCTCTCCAACGTCGACAACCGCAGCTTTGACGGCGCCGCGAAGAAGCTGGGGATCGCATGGGATGCGATCTACACCGCCGAGGACATCGGCAGCTACAAGCCCAACCAGCGCAACTTCGACTACCTGCTGCGCGGGATCGGCACACTGGGCGTGGAGAAGGCACAGCTGCTGCACACCGCCGAGAGCATGTTCCACGATCACGTGCCGGGCCGCGCCAAGGGGCTCGACAACGCATGGATCTACCGGCGGCACGCAAAAGAAGGCTTCGGGGCCACGATGGACCCGGGCGATCTGGCCGAGACAACCTTCCGCTTCAACTCGCTGAAGGAAATGGCCGAGGCACATGAGAGCGGCAAAATCTGA
- a CDS encoding isochorismatase family protein — MADTDDYKQRSYGEISVGLGAKPGIVVVDFQKGFTEAQYPLGGAPLVMRALENTAKLLKAARAMGVPVATCNTAYMNEREMPYWKITAVRETFLHDHPSAELDPRIYDPEYDLKVCKKGPSIFFNTDVADYFAKERVDTVIVTGCNTSGCIRASSIDSFSHRYRTLVPEDCVGDIEEQPHRDNLRDLGRRYVDVVDLDSVLAYLDRWHNAQAAA, encoded by the coding sequence ATGGCCGATACCGACGATTACAAGCAACGCAGTTACGGCGAAATCTCAGTTGGGCTCGGGGCCAAGCCGGGCATCGTGGTGGTGGATTTTCAGAAGGGATTCACCGAGGCGCAATACCCTCTGGGCGGTGCGCCGCTGGTGATGCGGGCGCTGGAAAACACCGCCAAGCTGCTGAAAGCCGCCCGCGCGATGGGCGTGCCGGTGGCCACCTGCAACACCGCCTACATGAACGAGCGCGAGATGCCCTACTGGAAGATCACCGCCGTGCGCGAGACCTTCCTGCATGACCACCCCAGCGCCGAACTGGACCCGCGCATCTACGACCCCGAGTATGACCTGAAGGTCTGCAAGAAAGGGCCTTCGATCTTTTTCAACACCGATGTGGCCGATTACTTCGCCAAGGAGCGGGTCGACACCGTGATCGTCACCGGCTGCAACACCAGCGGCTGCATCCGGGCCAGCTCGATCGACAGTTTCTCGCACCGGTACCGGACCCTCGTGCCGGAGGATTGCGTGGGCGATATCGAAGAGCAGCCGCACCGCGACAACCTGCGCGACCTTGGCCGCCGTTACGTTGATGTCGTCGATCTGGACAGCGTGCTGGCCTACCTCGACCGCTGGCACAACGCCCAGGCTGCCGCCTGA